Part of the Arthrobacter sp. MMS18-M83 genome is shown below.
ACGAAGAAGTACGCCACCGGTTACGCGAAGTCATCGAAGACGGCCAAGGGTCTGATTTTGGACGAGCTCGTGGCTGTTACGGGGTGGTCCCGGGCCAACGCCCGCAGGGCGCTGGCCACGGCGCAAGCGGAAGGGCCCTGCGAAGACGGTGGCGCGGAAGCCGCGGGGGCGGTCCTACGGCTATGACACCCTCAAGGTCCTGATCAGTGTGTGGCGGTTGGCCGGGATGCCGTCGGGCAAATACCTGGCCGTGACCATGGGTCTGTGGCTGCCCAAGCTCGAGACCTTCGGGGAACTCGATGCCAGGCGGCTAACCCCGGCGGTGAGGGCGCAGTTGCTGACGGTCTCCGGAGCGACGATCGACCGGCTACTCAAGCCCACGAAGGACGCGGACAGGCCCAAGGGGCTGTCCGCGACGAAGGCCGGGCCGCTGCTGCGGAACTCGATCACGGTCCGCAAGGCCGGGGATGAACACGAACAGGCCCCGGGGTTCATCGAGGCGGACATGGTTGTGCACTGCGGGCCCACCCTGGCCGGTGAATTCGCCAGGACACTGACCGCCACGGATGTGTTCACCGGCTGGACGGAGAACGTCGCGGTCCGAAACGGTGCGCACAAATGGGTGCTGGAAGCCATGGACGAGGTCGTGTCCCGGTTACCGTTCCCACTGGTTGGCCTGGACACGGACAACGGTGGGGAATTCATCAATTACGCCTTGATCAGATGGGCCGGCGAGAGGGATATCTACTTCACCCGCTCCCGGCCCTACAAGTCCAACGACAACGCCCATGTCGAGCAGAAGAACGGCGACGTGGTCCGCCGGCACGCCTTCCACTACCGCTACGACACCGCCGCGGAGCTGCAGCTCCTCAACGCCCTCTACGCCCTCGTCCGGGTCCGGCTGAACCTGTTCACCGCCACCACCAAAGCAACCGGATGGCGCTCGAACAAACACGGGAAAAAGACCCGCGTCTACGACAAGCCCCGGACCCCGTACCAGCGCGTCATCGACTCTGGAATCCTCACCGAAGCCAAAGCCGCTGAACTCGCCCAACTGATGGAGACCACCAACCCGGCCGACCTCACCCGGGGCATCACCAAAATTCAGACCCAGCTGATCGCCCTCGCCGCAGCGAAAACACAGGCCCTGGAAGCATCATCCACGCGAGCACAAATAGATGAGGCACGGGAACTCATTTCGCGAGCATCTTGACCTGAGGCATTACGGATTCTTCCGTTCGGACCGACCGCGGCTACTGCTCCGCCGCGGTGGGCTGGGCGCGGAAGAGGCGCACGGCGTCGCGCATCGATTCCCTGGCACGCTTGCGGTCGCCGGCGGCATCGTAGGCGCAGCTAAGCCGGAACCAGGAGCGCCAGTCCTCGGGCGCAGCCTCCGCCTCCACGCGGTACTTCTCGAACTCGGCGTCCGCAGCGGCGCGGACGATGCGCCCACCAGGCGTACGCGGCAGGTTGTCCACCGGCAGCCCGCCCTCGGCTTCGAGCACCTTGGCCATTTTCTCGGTGCGGGCACCAAAGAGCAGTTCGCGGATCAACGCCCAGGCTCCGATGATGGGGAGCACCAAGTAAGCCGCGCCGATTCCCTTGGCTACCAGGTTCTGGTCGCTGAGCAGGAGGATCGAACGCTGGAAGGTGACCACCAGGTAGAGAACCAGCAGCAGTGTGACAGCACCCACCCAGATCTTGGTGCGGTTCTTCTTGAATGCGTTCCAGAGCGAACCCATGCGCCTAGAGCCCCAAGTCCAGGTAGCCGTCCAGGCCGACTGTCAGCCCGGGGTGGGCCGCAACGTTGCGCAGCCCCAGCAACACGCCGGGCATGAAGGAAGCCCGGTCGAAGGAATCGTGGCGGATGGTCAGTTGCTCCCCCGGACCACCGAGCAGCACTTCCTGATGCGCCACGAGCCCGCGCAGGCGGACGCTGTGGACGCGGACACCGTCCACGTCGCAACCGCGCGCACCGTCGAGGGCGGTGTCCGTAGCGTCCGGGCTGACCGGGACGCCGGCTTCTTCGCGGGCCGCCGCAATGAGCTGGGCCGTACGGACGGCCGTACCCGAAGGCGCGTCCACCTTGTTCGGGTGGTGAAGCTCGACGATCTCGACCGATTCAAAATATTTGGAGGCTTTAGCGGCAAATGCCGAGGCGAGGACGGAACCCAGGGCGAAGTTCGGTGCGATCAGGACCCCTGAGCCGGGGTTCGCGGCAAGCAACTCGCGCAAGGCGGCAAGCCGTGCGGCGTCCCAGCCGGTAGTGCCGACAACAGCGTGCATACCGTGTTCGACGGCGAAACGGACGTTAGCTTCGGTGCTGTCCGGAACGGTGAGGTCCACAACATACTTGGCACCGGCGTCGAGCAGTGCATCAAGGGAATCGCCGCGTCCGAGTGCCGCGACAAGCTTCATGTCTGCGGCCGCCTCCACCGCCTTGACGGCTTCGATACCCATGCGCCCGTGGGCGCCCAGCACGGCGACAGCAAGTTGTTCGGTCATGCCCTTAACCCTACCGGGCGGAGCGCGCCGGGATCGCCCGGCGCCAACCCCCAGCTACTCCCCGGCGCCGCCGACTACTCGTCCGCCCCGACCCATTCCACCGTGCCGTCGCTGAAGAACTGTTCCTTCCAAATGGGCACCTGCGCCTTGATCCTGTCCACAAGCTCCGAGCACACGGCGAAGGCCTGTCCACGGTGGGCAGCGGCAACAGCACAAACGAGCGCAGGCTCACCGATCTCCAGCATGCCGATCCGGTGGGCCGCCCAAATGCGGACAGGCTGGGCAGCCTCTCCCGAGTGCTCCGCCACGAGCTGCGCCACGACGTCGGCCATGACCTGGTGGGCGGTGGGATGGGCGCTGTAGCTGAGCCTGTCCACGGGCTTGCCGCCGTCGTGGTTGCGGACCACGCCGCTGAAGCTCACCACCGCTCCCGCCGTGTCGGATTCCACGGCTGCGATGGCTTGATCCACGGAAATCGCTTCAGCGCTGAGGATCGCGCTGATTACTTCGAAGTCGGTTTCAGTGGTCATGGTTTCCCTCCAACTGATCGCACAGGTGGGCGATGACGGGATCAAGGACGGCAAGCCCGTCCATCACGCCCTTCGGCGAACCCGGTAGATTCACGATGAACGTCTTGCCTGCAGTTCCCGCATGCCCCCGGCTCAGCATGGCCATAGGCGTTTTGGCGGCTCCGGCGCGGCGGATGCCTTCCATGAGGCCCGGTATTTCGCGATCCAACAGAGGCAGCGTGACTTCGGGAGTTCGATCGTCGGGGCTGAGGCCCGTACCTCCGCTGGTAATCACGACGGCGGGTTCCTGGGTCAGGAGCGCACGGATTGCCGCACCGACTGGCTCGCCGTCCGGCACTACCATGACCGGGAACGTCTCGTAGCCGTGTTCGGCCAGCCAGTCCAGGATCACGGGACCGCTCTTGTCCTCGTAGATTCCTGCCGCGGCACGGGTGGAGGCAATGACGACGCCGGCCTTCCGCGGGCCGCGCTGGGGTTCGCAGGCGCTCATGCGTGTGACCCATCACTGGGCGTTGCGGACGAGGTGGGAAGGGCCCAGTCGCCGCTCTTTCCGCCACTCTTGGCGAGCACCTGGATCCCGCTGATCACGGCGTGCTTGTCCACTGCTTTGATCATGTCGTAGACGCTGAGCGCGGCCACGGATGCCGCAGTCAACGCTTCCATCTCCACGCCGGTGACGCCCCTGGTCTTGACCGTCGCCAGCACCACCACGGTGTCCGGACCGAGTTCGAAGTCCACGGTGACCTTGGAAATCGGCAACGGGTGGCACAGCGGGATGAGTTCGGGGGTCTTCTTGGCAGCCATGATCCCGGCAACGCGCGCCACGGCCAGGGCGTCCCCCTTGGGAAGCTCACCGGCGCCGAGCAGGGTAAGGACCTCGGAGGTGCTGTGGACGGTGGCGGTGGCGGTAGCCTCGCGCGTTGTCACTGCCTTCTCGGAGACATCGACCATTTGGGCAGTTCCATCCTGGCGCAAATGCGTAAGGGCGCCGCCATCCTGGCGTAAGTGGGTGAGGCCGCCAACCATGCCGGCGGAGTCTGAAGTGTCATTCACAACATCCATACTTCCACTTCCGCCCCGGCGTCGAGTTGCGTGACGTCTGCCGGAACCTGGACCAGCGCGTTCGAGTTGGCCAGCGCATGGATGAGATGGGAACCGACTCCGCCCTCCAGCCGGACTGTTCCACCCGGAAGCAGGGTTCCGCGGCGCACCTGGTGCTTTCCCGCGGGAGAGGTGAGCGACTCAGTAAGGCGCGCCTGCAGGCTGAGCCGCAATGCCGGGATTCCCACGACGGCGGCGAGCGCGGGGCGAAGGAACATTTCGAAGGACACGAGGCAGCTCACCGGGTTGCCGGGAAATCCGAGGAGGGGCACGCCATCGAACGTTCCGATTCCTTGGGGGCCGCCGGGCTGCATGGCCACGGACACGAATTCGACCGCTTTGCCATTCATGGCCTGCCTCACCACTTCGTAGGCTCCCTTACTGACTCCCCCGGTGGTCACGATGAGGTCGATTGCACCGAGGTGGGCGTGCAGGAGTTCTTTCAGGGCAGCAGGATCGTCACCGCTGATTCCCGTCCGCGTAACCCGCAGACCGGATTGCACCATGGCGGCTTCCAGCAGGGTTCCATTGGAATCGTAGATCTTGCCCTCCGGTAGGGACGTGCCGGGTTCCACGACTTCATCGCCCGTAGTCACCAGAAGCGCGCGCACCGGCGTGCGGACCGCGACGGCGGTCATCCCCAAGGCCGCGAGCAGCCCCAACTGTCCGGGCCCAAGGACAGTTCCGGCCCGCAAGGCAACGGTGCCCTCGGTGATGTCGCTCCCGGCGTCGCGGACGAACGTTCCGGGCTCGGTTGTCGGGAGGCGGACGGTTGCTACCACCCCGGGCGCGGGGAAGACATCAGGCACAGCCTGTTCGATGGGCACGACGGCGTCGGCACCCTCGGGCATCATGGCGCCGGTCATGATGGGAGCCGCGGTGCCGGGCACTAGCCGCGCCGGGAACGCGCCCGCCGGAACCGGGTCCACGACTGTCAGCTCCGCTCCGACGTCGCTCGCTGAGTGAGGTGCGAGGTCCGCCGAGCGGACGGCAAATCCGTCCATCTGGGAGTTGGCGAACGGCGGCAGGCTGAGGGGCGCCAGAACATCATCGGCGAGGACGCGGCCGAGCGCTGCCATCAAGGGCAATACCTCGGTGCTTCCTTGGCGCGCAAGGCCGGACAGAAGCTCCTTGACGGCTTCGCGGTGGGCTGCGACGGATCTGGCCACGGTGTTCCTCCCGATTGTTTTCGCTCAGACCTACACAGCCTAGTGTCAGTTGACGGTGATCCGGATGGTGTGGAATCCTGTGGCCCCGTCCGGAGCCACGGGAGTGCGGGCTTCGGGCTGGGGTGTGCCGGTAGCATCGGTGGCACGGACCTGGACCTCATGGCCTCCAACACCCAATTCAAGGCCTAGCTGCCACTGGTACCACGTGTCCGTGGAGATTCCCGGTGCGAGCTTGGCTTCCTGCCAATTGCCCCGGTCTACCCGTACCTCCACCTTGGCGACACCGCGGTGTTGAGCCCAGGCGACCCCGCCGAACTGGATCATTCCGGCCTTGACCGAGCGGCCATCCCGCGGCACGTCGATGCGGGACTGCGTCTTGATGGGTCCATGGTCGCTCCAACCGCGCGGCGTCCAGTAGCCCTGGTCGTCCGCGAAGCGGGTGACTTTCAGCTCCGTCAGCCATTTGGTAGCCGAGACATATCCATAAAGGCCGGGCACGATCATCCGGACCGGGAAGCCGTGTTCCAGGGGCAAGGGCTCACCATTCATCCCGACGGCGAGGATGGCGTCCCGATTGTCGGTGAGCGCTTCGAGGGGAGTTCCGGCAGTCCAGCCGTCGGTGCTGCGGGACAGCACCATGTCGGCACCGGGCTTAGGCCCTGCCATGGCCAGGAGCTCGCGGACGGGCCAGCCCAGCCAGAGCGCATTACCGATCAGGCCTCCGCCAACCTCGTTGGATACACACGCTATGGTCACATGGCGCTCGATCATCGGTTTGCTCAACAGAGTGGCGAAATCCAGCTGGACTTCGCGCTCCACCAAACCCGTCACCTTGAGGATCCACTCCGGTGGATTCACGGCCGGGGGAATCAGGGCGGTGTCGATCCGGTAGAAGTCGGGGTTCGGCGTGACAAGCGGTTGCAGTCCCGCCAAGGTGAGTGCTGCGCCGTCGGGGACCTTCTGGGCCGGCGTCGCCGGCGCTGGCAAGGCAACCCCGCGGCGGAAATCGGAAACCACGGTTCCAGCCCTGCGCGCCACGGTCGTCACGATTCCCGCGACCACAGCTGCTATCGCCGTTCCTCCCAACAATTGCACGAAGCTCCGGCGGGCCAAGGGCATATCGCTGGCCTCCGGTCCAGGGCGCCAGGTTTCGAGCCGTTGGGTCAGGAGGCGGAGGAACAGCATGGTGACCATCGTGGCTACGACCGGCGCGATGGCTGCGGTGGGCGCCGCTTGGGCGCGGGTCAGAACGGCAGCCAGTCCGGCGGCTCCGGCGAGCAAGGCGAGCACGAGGCCCGCTCCTTTTCGCCGGTACTCCAGGAACCCGGCGAGCGCGGCAAGGACCAACGTCACCAGGGCAATGCTGACAAGCAGGGCGATTTTGTCCGCGGTGCCGAAAAGGCTGACGGCCAGTTCCTTGGCCCAACCCGGCACGGCGTCGATCACCACGCCGCCAAGTGCTGTGACGGGTGAGACGGTCGGGCTCAGGAAACCGGCCAACAGCTCTCCGGCGGCCACCCCGAGCCCGATGGCCACCACGCCGCATGCCGCAGCCCAACGGGCCGCCGTCCTGGTACTGCGTTTCTCTGCCTTCGGAGTGGTACTGCTCATGACTTGCCTGCCTGTTTGATGCCCGCCGACGGAATTGTGTCGGCGGGAGCTATTTCTGTCGGGTATGCACCGGTGTCGGATGCAGCTGCTTGTGCTCCCGAAGGAAGGCGCAGAGTGAACCTGCAACCCTCCCCGGTATTCGCCACGGTGACGCTGCCGCCATGGGCCTTGACGATGCCTGCCACCATGCTGAGCCCCACACCGGCTCCGCTGTAGCGCGGTGGTCCTGCTTCGAACCGCATTCCTGCGCTCCTGGCGCGGTCCTTTTGCCATCCGGTTTCAAAAACGTGTGCCAGATCTTCGTCGTCGATGCCCCCGCAACTGTCCGCTACCTCGACGACGGCGTCGCTGCCTTCGCGTCCGACGCTGACCCGGACCTCGCCGCCGGGCCGGCTGTAGATGATGGCGTTCAGAAGCACGTTGCGGACAGCCCTGCCCAAGCTGGGCCCATCCGCGACCGCCATGCACTCCCGGTCGCCACCGCCGTCGAGCTGGATACCGCGCTGCGCGGCAAGCGGGGCAAGATCGGCGATGGCGTCGCTCACCAAGTCGTAGAGGTCCAAGGCTTCCGCGCTTAGACGGAGCGTTCCCGCCTGGATTTTGGACAGTTCAAGGAGGTCGTTGACCATCACCGCCATTTGATCCGTCTGCCCGATGATCTTGCGGTAGTAGGCGGGAACGTCGGCCGCCATGCCGTCTTCCAGTGCTTCGGCCATGGCCCGCATGCTTGCCAAGGGAGTCCGGAGGTCGTGCGAGATCCAGGAGACCAGTTCGCGGCGGGCAGTTTCGACGGCGGCTTCCCGCCTCCGGGATTCCTCCAGTTTGAGGCTGCTCGCTTCGAGTTCCTGGGCCAGCTGGGCCAACTCGGAGTTCATGGCCGGCGCGGTCCGCCGCGATGCCGATGGTGGCAGGACGGATCCGTCGAGGGCTTCGCCGCTGCCGAGGCGGCGCGTGGCGGCCACGAGCCGGATGACGTTGCGGGATACCCCGGCGCCGAGGACCAAGGAGATGGCAATTGCCACCGCTGAGGCCACCGCGAGGATGTACCACATGACTTCGAGGTCCCGGGCCGAAATGAACATGGCGTTGAACGCGCTCACCATGCCGGCCACGAGAACGCCAACAGTGGCGACCACGACGAGACAGATCTGCACCAGGATCGAGGCACCGCGCAGGAATCGCAGTAGGGCGAGGGTCAAGGTGCCGATGGAGACAGCCCATAGGAGCATCCAGGCCAGGATCGTGAACATTTCAGATGCCTGCATGTCCACCTTCCTTAGCGTCGAAGCGGTAACCGACTCCCCAGACAGTCTTGAGAAGCACCGGGGTTGTCGGGTTGTCCTCGATCTTTTCGCGCAAGCGGCGGACATGCACCGTCACGGTGGACAGATCCCCGAAGTCCCAGCCCCACACCGCCTTGATGAGGTCCTCACGGCTGAATACCTGGTTGGGCCGGCGGAGCATGAAAGCCAGCAAATCGAATTCACGCACCGTCAACGTCAGTGGCTTTCCATGATGGAGCACCGTGCGCGAGGCCGGATCCAATTCGAAGCCGGCAAGTTCCACGGGAGGTTCCGGGCTGAATTCCTTGATGCTCCGGCGCAACACGGATTTCACCCGGAGAACCAGTTCGCGCGGTGAGAAGGGCTTGGTGACGTAGTCGTCCGCCCCGGTTTCCAGCCCCAGGATGCGGTCGTCCTCCGTGCCGAGGGCGGTGACCATGATGATGGGAACGCTCATGGCCAGCCGCAACCTGCGGCACACTTCCACCCCGTCGAGTCCGGGCAGCAGGCGGTCCAGGATGACTAGGTCAGGCCGCCTGGCGGCTGCGAGGCTCAGGGCTGTGAAGCCGTCGCCCGCGAGATCGACCTGGAAGCCTGCCTGGACCAGATAGTCCCGGACGACGTCGGCGATGGTCTGTTCGTCTTCGACCAAGAGAATGCGGCGGT
Proteins encoded:
- a CDS encoding DDE-type integrase/transposase/recombinase, producing MARKPRGRSYGYDTLKVLISVWRLAGMPSGKYLAVTMGLWLPKLETFGELDARRLTPAVRAQLLTVSGATIDRLLKPTKDADRPKGLSATKAGPLLRNSITVRKAGDEHEQAPGFIEADMVVHCGPTLAGEFARTLTATDVFTGWTENVAVRNGAHKWVLEAMDEVVSRLPFPLVGLDTDNGGEFINYALIRWAGERDIYFTRSRPYKSNDNAHVEQKNGDVVRRHAFHYRYDTAAELQLLNALYALVRVRLNLFTATTKATGWRSNKHGKKTRVYDKPRTPYQRVIDSGILTEAKAAELAQLMETTNPADLTRGITKIQTQLIALAAAKTQALEASSTRAQIDEARELISRAS
- the dapB gene encoding 4-hydroxy-tetrahydrodipicolinate reductase, which translates into the protein MTEQLAVAVLGAHGRMGIEAVKAVEAAADMKLVAALGRGDSLDALLDAGAKYVVDLTVPDSTEANVRFAVEHGMHAVVGTTGWDAARLAALRELLAANPGSGVLIAPNFALGSVLASAFAAKASKYFESVEIVELHHPNKVDAPSGTAVRTAQLIAAAREEAGVPVSPDATDTALDGARGCDVDGVRVHSVRLRGLVAHQEVLLGGPGEQLTIRHDSFDRASFMPGVLLGLRNVAAHPGLTVGLDGYLDLGL
- a CDS encoding molybdenum cofactor biosynthesis protein MoaE; this encodes MTTETDFEVISAILSAEAISVDQAIAAVESDTAGAVVSFSGVVRNHDGGKPVDRLSYSAHPTAHQVMADVVAQLVAEHSGEAAQPVRIWAAHRIGMLEIGEPALVCAVAAAHRGQAFAVCSELVDRIKAQVPIWKEQFFSDGTVEWVGADE
- a CDS encoding MogA/MoaB family molybdenum cofactor biosynthesis protein; amino-acid sequence: MSACEPQRGPRKAGVVIASTRAAAGIYEDKSGPVILDWLAEHGYETFPVMVVPDGEPVGAAIRALLTQEPAVVITSGGTGLSPDDRTPEVTLPLLDREIPGLMEGIRRAGAAKTPMAMLSRGHAGTAGKTFIVNLPGSPKGVMDGLAVLDPVIAHLCDQLEGNHDH
- the moaC gene encoding cyclic pyranopterin monophosphate synthase MoaC, with protein sequence MVGGLTHLRQDGGALTHLRQDGTAQMVDVSEKAVTTREATATATVHSTSEVLTLLGAGELPKGDALAVARVAGIMAAKKTPELIPLCHPLPISKVTVDFELGPDTVVVLATVKTRGVTGVEMEALTAASVAALSVYDMIKAVDKHAVISGIQVLAKSGGKSGDWALPTSSATPSDGSHA
- a CDS encoding molybdopterin molybdotransferase MoeA, coding for MARSVAAHREAVKELLSGLARQGSTEVLPLMAALGRVLADDVLAPLSLPPFANSQMDGFAVRSADLAPHSASDVGAELTVVDPVPAGAFPARLVPGTAAPIMTGAMMPEGADAVVPIEQAVPDVFPAPGVVATVRLPTTEPGTFVRDAGSDITEGTVALRAGTVLGPGQLGLLAALGMTAVAVRTPVRALLVTTGDEVVEPGTSLPEGKIYDSNGTLLEAAMVQSGLRVTRTGISGDDPAALKELLHAHLGAIDLIVTTGGVSKGAYEVVRQAMNGKAVEFVSVAMQPGGPQGIGTFDGVPLLGFPGNPVSCLVSFEMFLRPALAAVVGIPALRLSLQARLTESLTSPAGKHQVRRGTLLPGGTVRLEGGVGSHLIHALANSNALVQVPADVTQLDAGAEVEVWML
- a CDS encoding molybdopterin-dependent oxidoreductase, producing MSSTTPKAEKRSTRTAARWAAACGVVAIGLGVAAGELLAGFLSPTVSPVTALGGVVIDAVPGWAKELAVSLFGTADKIALLVSIALVTLVLAALAGFLEYRRKGAGLVLALLAGAAGLAAVLTRAQAAPTAAIAPVVATMVTMLFLRLLTQRLETWRPGPEASDMPLARRSFVQLLGGTAIAAVVAGIVTTVARRAGTVVSDFRRGVALPAPATPAQKVPDGAALTLAGLQPLVTPNPDFYRIDTALIPPAVNPPEWILKVTGLVEREVQLDFATLLSKPMIERHVTIACVSNEVGGGLIGNALWLGWPVRELLAMAGPKPGADMVLSRSTDGWTAGTPLEALTDNRDAILAVGMNGEPLPLEHGFPVRMIVPGLYGYVSATKWLTELKVTRFADDQGYWTPRGWSDHGPIKTQSRIDVPRDGRSVKAGMIQFGGVAWAQHRGVAKVEVRVDRGNWQEAKLAPGISTDTWYQWQLGLELGVGGHEVQVRATDATGTPQPEARTPVAPDGATGFHTIRITVN
- a CDS encoding sensor histidine kinase — its product is MQASEMFTILAWMLLWAVSIGTLTLALLRFLRGASILVQICLVVVATVGVLVAGMVSAFNAMFISARDLEVMWYILAVASAVAIAISLVLGAGVSRNVIRLVAATRRLGSGEALDGSVLPPSASRRTAPAMNSELAQLAQELEASSLKLEESRRREAAVETARRELVSWISHDLRTPLASMRAMAEALEDGMAADVPAYYRKIIGQTDQMAVMVNDLLELSKIQAGTLRLSAEALDLYDLVSDAIADLAPLAAQRGIQLDGGGDRECMAVADGPSLGRAVRNVLLNAIIYSRPGGEVRVSVGREGSDAVVEVADSCGGIDDEDLAHVFETGWQKDRARSAGMRFEAGPPRYSGAGVGLSMVAGIVKAHGGSVTVANTGEGCRFTLRLPSGAQAAASDTGAYPTEIAPADTIPSAGIKQAGKS
- a CDS encoding response regulator transcription factor, with protein sequence MQPAPHAAEPGNRRILLVEDEQTIADVVRDYLVQAGFQVDLAGDGFTALSLAAARRPDLVILDRLLPGLDGVEVCRRLRLAMSVPIIMVTALGTEDDRILGLETGADDYVTKPFSPRELVLRVKSVLRRSIKEFSPEPPVELAGFELDPASRTVLHHGKPLTLTVREFDLLAFMLRRPNQVFSREDLIKAVWGWDFGDLSTVTVHVRRLREKIEDNPTTPVLLKTVWGVGYRFDAKEGGHAGI